The Verrucomicrobium spinosum DSM 4136 = JCM 18804 genome includes a region encoding these proteins:
- a CDS encoding bifunctional riboflavin kinase/FAD synthetase has protein sequence MRTHSSIGDLRALRGPVALAIGVFDGVHLGHQEVIRAAMDHAATHQGTAVVMTFDPHPLRVLRPESAPRLLCSTRHKLQILEQLGVTDVLICKFTPDFAKIDAAQFVGALSQSCQPLGFISVGYTWSFGKGRGGNIHQLMELGREFGFGVYGVPEVKLSDEVVSSTLIREAVRAADFSRAAELLGRPYTVLGEVVVGRQLGRTLGFPTANVRVENEELPPTGVYAVRVQLNGRCLSGVANLGFRPTVDSGGERSLEVHLFDQSGDFYGHQMEVAFVQKLRDERKFDGLEALKAQIALDATEARSVLQAVA, from the coding sequence ATGCGGACTCACTCCTCCATCGGCGACCTCCGGGCTCTTCGCGGCCCGGTGGCGCTGGCCATTGGGGTGTTTGACGGGGTGCATCTGGGGCATCAGGAGGTGATCCGGGCGGCCATGGACCACGCCGCCACCCATCAGGGGACGGCAGTGGTCATGACGTTTGATCCCCATCCGCTGCGGGTATTGCGTCCAGAGTCGGCTCCCCGGCTTCTGTGCAGCACCCGGCACAAGCTTCAAATCCTGGAGCAGCTCGGTGTGACCGACGTGCTCATTTGCAAGTTCACGCCTGACTTCGCCAAGATTGATGCCGCCCAATTTGTTGGCGCGTTGAGCCAGAGTTGCCAGCCGCTGGGTTTCATCTCGGTGGGATACACCTGGAGTTTTGGGAAGGGGCGAGGAGGCAACATCCACCAGCTCATGGAGTTGGGACGCGAGTTTGGATTCGGCGTCTATGGGGTGCCGGAGGTTAAACTGAGTGACGAGGTGGTCAGCAGCACGCTCATACGCGAAGCTGTGCGCGCGGCCGATTTCTCAAGGGCAGCCGAACTCCTCGGGCGACCCTACACTGTCCTGGGGGAGGTGGTGGTGGGCCGTCAGCTCGGCCGGACCCTGGGCTTCCCCACGGCGAATGTCCGGGTGGAGAATGAAGAACTGCCCCCCACTGGAGTCTATGCCGTGCGGGTGCAGTTGAACGGGCGCTGCCTTTCTGGCGTGGCTAATTTGGGCTTTCGGCCCACGGTGGACTCCGGTGGCGAGCGCTCACTGGAGGTGCATCTTTTCGACCAGAGTGGCGACTTCTACGGGCACCAGATGGAGGTTGCCTTCGTCCAGAAGCTCCGGGATGAACGGAAGTTCGATGGGCTGGAAGCGCTAAAGGCGCAGATTGCCCTGGACGCGACAGAGGCGCGGAGCGTGCTACAGGCGGTGGCTTGA
- a CDS encoding MFS transporter has translation MLSHSMPRNAALFVWFRLLFNCRFYYPVYTILFLDFGLNLSQFAALNVIWALSIVVLEVPSGAMADVIGRRNLVVLSAVLMVVEMTVFALLPVGGPWVFWVFAVNRVLSGAAEAFSSGADEALAYDSIPEADRSTIWPAVIGRLSRWMALGFIVTSLLGAYVYDVHQMNRLLCWLGAGEGALAKADTIKFPVYLCVLTALACLAVTLAMKEPASVRPKEPFWVTVRQSWQGIRHAGAWIWSTPAPFLLVVLGFLLDSTIRLFLTVSSNYYRHIGIAEASFGVISVAGSVAAFFTTGWMEWLVRHRSSAFNFGVVIAMTLWGLVVVAIQVPGWWGVLALAPLILAIRFLQFFQSHYLNEVTPSSHRATVLSFKGMTINLAYGGVTLLFGWQMAWLAGRLQLPNEAPQVFGTALTWWPWYFGATLLAYAFIRKWRIGSSEVQAKSDSQF, from the coding sequence ATGCTCTCGCATTCCATGCCCCGCAACGCCGCGCTTTTTGTCTGGTTCCGCCTGTTGTTCAACTGCCGGTTCTACTACCCGGTGTACACCATTCTGTTCCTCGACTTCGGGTTGAACCTCTCGCAGTTCGCGGCGCTGAATGTGATCTGGGCCTTGAGCATTGTGGTGCTGGAGGTGCCCAGCGGGGCCATGGCGGATGTCATTGGGCGGCGGAATCTGGTCGTGCTATCTGCGGTTCTCATGGTGGTGGAGATGACCGTGTTCGCCCTGCTGCCGGTGGGAGGGCCGTGGGTCTTCTGGGTTTTTGCTGTGAACAGGGTGCTCAGCGGGGCGGCGGAGGCTTTTTCCAGCGGGGCCGATGAAGCGCTGGCCTATGACAGCATTCCTGAGGCGGACCGCTCCACCATCTGGCCGGCGGTCATTGGCAGGCTGAGTCGCTGGATGGCCTTGGGATTCATTGTGACATCCCTTCTAGGTGCCTACGTTTATGACGTGCACCAGATGAACCGCCTGCTGTGCTGGCTGGGGGCAGGGGAGGGTGCCTTGGCCAAGGCGGACACGATCAAGTTCCCAGTGTACTTGTGCGTCCTTACTGCCCTGGCCTGTCTGGCCGTGACTCTTGCGATGAAGGAGCCAGCCTCGGTACGTCCCAAGGAGCCCTTTTGGGTCACCGTCCGGCAGAGTTGGCAGGGGATTCGGCATGCCGGGGCCTGGATCTGGAGCACGCCCGCGCCCTTCCTACTGGTGGTCCTGGGTTTCCTGCTGGACAGCACGATCCGGTTGTTCCTCACCGTCTCTAGCAACTACTATCGGCACATTGGGATTGCCGAGGCCTCGTTTGGCGTGATCTCGGTGGCCGGGTCGGTGGCGGCCTTCTTCACCACGGGCTGGATGGAGTGGCTGGTGAGGCATCGCTCCTCGGCCTTCAACTTCGGCGTCGTCATTGCAATGACGCTCTGGGGCCTGGTCGTTGTGGCCATTCAGGTGCCGGGCTGGTGGGGGGTGTTGGCGCTGGCTCCGTTGATCCTGGCCATTCGATTTCTCCAGTTCTTCCAGTCGCACTATCTGAATGAGGTTACGCCGTCGTCCCATCGGGCTACAGTGCTGAGCTTCAAGGGCATGACGATCAACCTGGCGTATGGGGGTGTGACCTTGCTCTTTGGCTGGCAGATGGCATGGCTGGCGGGAAGGCTACAGTTGCCCAATGAAGCTCCTCAAGTGTTTGGAACTGCGCTCACCTGGTGGCCGTGGTACTTTGGTGCGACTTTGCTGGCCTATGCCTTCATCAGAAAGTGGCGGATAGGGTCTTCCGAAGTCCAAGCTAAGTCGGACTCGCAATTCTGA
- a CDS encoding D-alanine--D-alanine ligase family protein: protein MALANHKIAVLKGGPGSERAVSLKSAESVVEALKSLGAEVVEIDVTATDFTVPGDVVVAVNMIHGTFGEDGQLQALLEKQGVAYTGAGVETSRVAFDKNLSKEKFVAGGVPTPQSQVLKLDGVDQLRLTLPVVVKPPREGSSVGVHIVHTEEELATALADAKQYGQDTLVEEFVDGKELTVGVIGGEALPVIHIEPVSGFYDINNKYPWMSGTGKTNYHCPADLDIETTQRVQEAALAAMKAVGVEVYGRVDVMLRKDGQPFVLEINTIPGMTVSSLLPKAARVAGLEFPQLMERIIELSLEVRRAG, encoded by the coding sequence ATGGCTCTAGCAAATCACAAAATCGCAGTCTTGAAAGGCGGGCCAGGCTCTGAGAGGGCAGTGTCGCTGAAGTCTGCAGAGAGTGTGGTTGAGGCTCTGAAATCCCTTGGTGCAGAAGTGGTTGAGATCGATGTCACCGCCACGGACTTCACGGTGCCAGGCGATGTGGTGGTTGCGGTGAATATGATCCACGGCACCTTCGGTGAAGATGGTCAATTGCAGGCCCTTCTGGAGAAGCAGGGGGTGGCATACACCGGGGCCGGTGTGGAAACCAGCCGCGTTGCCTTCGATAAAAATCTCAGCAAAGAAAAATTTGTGGCAGGTGGGGTCCCCACGCCTCAGAGTCAGGTGCTCAAGCTTGATGGGGTGGATCAGCTCCGCCTTACCCTCCCGGTGGTGGTGAAGCCCCCTCGTGAGGGCTCCAGTGTAGGGGTGCATATCGTCCACACGGAGGAGGAGCTTGCTACAGCGCTGGCCGATGCGAAACAGTATGGCCAGGATACGCTGGTGGAAGAATTTGTAGATGGCAAGGAACTCACCGTGGGGGTGATTGGTGGCGAAGCGCTGCCTGTCATCCACATTGAGCCTGTGAGCGGGTTCTATGACATCAACAACAAGTATCCGTGGATGTCAGGCACTGGCAAGACCAACTACCATTGCCCTGCGGACCTGGACATTGAGACGACCCAACGGGTCCAGGAAGCTGCGCTGGCCGCGATGAAAGCGGTGGGCGTGGAGGTGTACGGTCGCGTGGATGTGATGCTGCGGAAGGACGGGCAACCGTTCGTTCTGGAGATCAACACCATCCCTGGCATGACTGTAAGCAGTCTTTTGCCCAAGGCCGCACGAGTGGCTGGGCTGGAGTTTCCGCAATTGATGGAGCGCATTATCGAGCTGTCGCTTGAGGTGCGGAGGGCAGGCTAA
- a CDS encoding alginate O-acetyltransferase AlgX-related protein → MSQMHNPFAEERCRTVFEIGKGVATIFIAGFMLMLILPALGWHVYLASQGKWKESPASRLLSWRPGQQDIVHHLREVEKVTDKAGYSVALRQKAQSMLLEYADEGNLKTYLGWEGWLFYHPDLKALTGYGPIKPEPFSVMKDPELGRVPETRELIIEYAAQLKERGIDLLLVPVPLKPMIYNEQVAPQSTPSWVTHPDAPAFYSLLRKNGVDVLDLTQDLSKLRGERKRVFYLEANSQNREIAKESEEALKLKKDAFLKQDTHWTPEAMRLAAEKVADHIKAKYPQALGPGFRTIRAVDGVHRSSLGDLVKLLDLKDPHQFFDEEEVFLNVIGEGTQNSRSPLVLLGDSFVNIYDDPTLGFENPDKPDEPIRSGFAQHLSLLLQRPLDVIAKNGQGSTEVRRELARRPDDEVREKKLVIWVIAARDVLLSTNAARAANITWARVKFSEKTSSAAAGGVSHDAAAPAGDVVVEATLTEKSANQDPNGTPYTNALHTATYEVGKVVTGAMEAKQILGVQWTFREKQMQPTAAFAQGKRYRLTLVPWDVKKEKEPAIGNFNLSDESTAFDAERWFVEKAEEIP, encoded by the coding sequence ATGTCCCAGATGCACAACCCCTTCGCGGAGGAACGCTGCCGCACGGTCTTTGAGATCGGCAAAGGCGTCGCCACGATCTTCATTGCGGGCTTCATGCTCATGCTCATTCTCCCGGCGTTGGGCTGGCATGTGTACCTTGCCAGTCAGGGGAAGTGGAAAGAGTCACCTGCATCCCGTTTGCTGAGCTGGCGTCCAGGGCAGCAGGACATTGTGCACCATCTGCGCGAGGTGGAGAAGGTCACCGACAAGGCGGGCTACAGCGTGGCGCTGCGGCAGAAGGCCCAGAGCATGCTGCTGGAGTACGCTGATGAAGGCAATCTCAAGACCTACCTGGGTTGGGAGGGGTGGCTCTTCTACCACCCAGATTTGAAGGCACTCACCGGTTATGGCCCCATCAAGCCTGAGCCCTTCAGCGTGATGAAGGACCCAGAGCTGGGGAGGGTGCCGGAAACCCGCGAGCTCATCATCGAGTACGCCGCCCAGCTCAAGGAGCGGGGCATCGACCTTCTCCTGGTACCTGTGCCGCTGAAGCCGATGATTTACAACGAGCAGGTGGCCCCGCAGTCAACGCCCTCCTGGGTGACTCACCCGGATGCCCCGGCGTTCTACAGCCTGCTCCGCAAGAACGGAGTGGATGTGCTGGATCTCACGCAGGACCTCTCCAAGCTGCGCGGTGAGCGCAAGCGGGTGTTTTACCTGGAAGCCAATTCACAGAACCGCGAGATTGCCAAAGAGAGCGAAGAAGCGCTCAAGCTGAAGAAGGACGCGTTCTTGAAGCAGGACACGCACTGGACGCCAGAGGCGATGCGCCTGGCCGCCGAAAAGGTGGCAGACCACATCAAGGCCAAGTACCCGCAGGCACTGGGCCCTGGCTTCCGCACCATCCGTGCGGTGGATGGCGTGCATCGCAGCAGCCTGGGAGACCTGGTGAAGCTGTTGGATCTTAAGGATCCCCATCAGTTCTTTGACGAGGAAGAAGTGTTCCTGAATGTCATTGGCGAAGGCACGCAGAACAGCCGCTCGCCCTTGGTCCTGCTGGGGGACAGCTTCGTGAACATCTACGATGATCCCACCCTGGGCTTTGAGAATCCGGACAAGCCCGATGAGCCCATCCGGTCCGGATTTGCCCAGCACCTCAGCCTGCTCCTCCAACGTCCCCTTGATGTGATCGCGAAGAACGGCCAGGGCTCCACCGAGGTGCGCCGTGAACTGGCCCGCCGTCCCGACGATGAAGTCCGGGAGAAGAAGCTCGTCATCTGGGTGATCGCCGCTCGCGATGTGTTGCTTTCCACCAATGCCGCCCGTGCCGCCAACATCACTTGGGCCCGGGTGAAGTTTAGCGAGAAGACCTCATCAGCCGCTGCAGGCGGGGTGTCGCACGATGCCGCCGCCCCTGCTGGCGATGTGGTGGTAGAGGCCACGTTGACCGAGAAGTCCGCCAACCAGGACCCCAACGGCACCCCTTATACCAACGCCCTTCACACCGCCACCTATGAAGTGGGCAAGGTGGTGACCGGCGCGATGGAGGCCAAGCAGATCCTAGGAGTGCAGTGGACCTTCAGGGAGAAGCAGATGCAACCCACCGCGGCCTTTGCCCAGGGCAAACGCTACCGCCTGACGCTGGTGCCGTGGGATGTGAAGAAGGAGAAAGAGCCAGCCATTGGGAACTTCAACCTGAGCGATGAAAGCACCGCGTTTGATGCGGAACGCTGGTTCGTGGAAAAGGCGGAGGAGATTCCGTAG
- the infB gene encoding translation initiation factor IF-2, which produces MANKPPSSSKPVKRTSSTEEAQGASAPAAKSSGKPGAVSLIDDEGSPRKKRTGELKTGSAFAPLGSRPQQSAAPAKPASTTPEPPKKTLDQVKAEALSLFDEVEKKEARRVRRAEEGPSEAPVRPFQVTSSKVLPPISLLRHEEPPAPPAPVKAPEPEAPVAEVPAQPVEDNSESKVIHLKPPIIVKELCERMGLKVFHVIKDLIEFKVFAKADTAIEPDIAAKVCEKHGFIFEKEKREKGAGIHKVEEKIEEPPPPPPPKAEEKDVFELRAPIITFMGHVDHGKTSLLDAVRKTSVTAGEAGGITQHIGAYSVSYNDRPITFIDTPGHAAFSEMRARGANVTDIVVLVVAADDGFMPQTVEALNHAKAAGVTIMVAINKCDLPAANSMRVKQQLQEAGLMPVEWGGETEVLEVSATKGIGIDNLLETMSLQAEVLDLRANSKAPMRATVIESRMEAGRGPMATVIVQNGTLKVGEPFICGPYWGKVKSLINDRGQIIKEVKPGMPAEVVGFSGLPNVGDEVVEMDNERTAKRLSEERQEEIRQKKLAAPRRSTLEALFANLEAGAKKTLKIILKTDVQGSMEAITKTLMEIKSDKAKVQILHSAAGPISESDILLASASDAVVIGFNVKVESTAVAVARREGVQVKLFSIIYELLDQMKEALLGLLDPETREKILGHAKVKVVFKLTRGRVAGCVVTDGRLDRKARARVIRGNQPVYDGSMDTLRRFHEEVPEVRNGLECGVRLGGYQEYEEDDVIECYELEKIQQTL; this is translated from the coding sequence GCTCATCGACGACGAGGGAAGTCCTCGGAAGAAGCGCACGGGTGAACTCAAAACTGGCTCCGCCTTTGCTCCTCTGGGCTCACGCCCGCAGCAGTCTGCGGCTCCCGCCAAGCCCGCCTCCACCACCCCTGAACCTCCGAAAAAGACGCTGGATCAGGTGAAGGCTGAGGCATTGTCCTTGTTTGACGAGGTGGAAAAGAAGGAAGCCCGCCGTGTGCGCCGTGCTGAGGAGGGGCCGAGTGAGGCTCCCGTCCGCCCTTTCCAGGTGACGTCTTCAAAAGTGCTGCCGCCCATCTCCCTCCTCCGCCACGAGGAGCCCCCGGCACCGCCTGCTCCGGTCAAAGCCCCTGAGCCGGAAGCTCCCGTTGCGGAAGTGCCCGCCCAGCCTGTAGAAGACAATTCTGAGTCCAAGGTCATCCACCTGAAGCCGCCGATCATCGTCAAGGAGCTGTGCGAACGCATGGGCCTGAAGGTGTTCCACGTCATCAAGGACCTTATCGAATTCAAGGTGTTCGCCAAGGCGGACACCGCCATCGAGCCCGATATCGCGGCCAAGGTATGTGAGAAGCACGGCTTCATCTTCGAGAAGGAGAAGCGCGAAAAAGGTGCTGGCATCCACAAGGTGGAAGAGAAGATCGAGGAACCGCCGCCGCCGCCGCCGCCCAAGGCTGAGGAGAAGGACGTGTTCGAGCTTCGCGCACCCATCATCACCTTCATGGGTCACGTGGACCACGGCAAGACCTCGCTCCTTGATGCGGTCCGCAAGACTAGCGTCACGGCAGGGGAAGCTGGCGGGATCACCCAGCACATTGGTGCCTACAGCGTCAGCTACAACGATCGGCCCATCACTTTCATCGACACCCCGGGTCACGCCGCTTTCTCTGAGATGCGCGCTCGCGGTGCCAACGTCACGGACATCGTTGTGCTCGTGGTGGCAGCGGATGACGGCTTCATGCCGCAGACCGTCGAGGCTCTCAACCACGCCAAGGCGGCGGGAGTCACTATCATGGTGGCGATCAACAAGTGCGACCTGCCCGCTGCCAACTCCATGCGAGTGAAGCAGCAGCTTCAGGAAGCCGGTCTCATGCCGGTGGAGTGGGGTGGCGAAACGGAAGTGCTGGAAGTTTCCGCCACGAAGGGTATCGGCATTGACAACCTGTTGGAGACCATGTCTCTACAGGCTGAAGTGCTCGACCTGCGCGCCAATTCCAAGGCTCCAATGCGGGCCACGGTGATCGAGTCCCGTATGGAAGCCGGTCGCGGCCCCATGGCGACTGTCATCGTCCAGAATGGTACCCTGAAGGTGGGTGAGCCTTTCATCTGCGGTCCTTACTGGGGCAAGGTGAAGAGCCTCATCAATGATCGTGGCCAGATCATCAAGGAAGTGAAGCCCGGCATGCCTGCCGAGGTGGTTGGCTTCAGTGGTCTGCCCAATGTGGGTGACGAAGTGGTGGAGATGGACAATGAGCGGACCGCCAAGCGCCTGAGCGAAGAGCGGCAGGAAGAGATCCGTCAGAAGAAGCTCGCCGCCCCACGTCGCAGCACTCTGGAGGCCCTCTTTGCCAACCTCGAAGCGGGGGCAAAGAAGACGCTCAAGATCATTCTCAAGACGGATGTGCAGGGCTCTATGGAGGCCATCACGAAGACCCTCATGGAGATCAAGAGCGACAAGGCGAAGGTGCAGATCCTGCACAGTGCCGCTGGCCCCATCTCCGAGAGCGACATCCTTCTTGCCAGTGCGTCTGACGCCGTTGTCATCGGGTTCAACGTGAAGGTGGAGTCCACTGCGGTGGCTGTTGCCAGGCGCGAAGGCGTGCAGGTGAAGCTCTTCAGCATCATCTACGAACTGCTCGACCAGATGAAGGAGGCCCTCCTCGGCCTGCTGGATCCGGAGACCCGCGAGAAGATCCTTGGCCATGCCAAGGTGAAGGTTGTCTTCAAGCTGACCCGTGGTCGCGTGGCCGGTTGTGTGGTCACGGACGGACGTCTGGACCGCAAGGCTCGGGCCCGCGTGATCCGTGGGAACCAGCCCGTGTATGACGGCTCCATGGACACGCTTCGTCGCTTCCACGAGGAAGTGCCAGAAGTGCGCAATGGTCTGGAGTGCGGTGTCCGCCTCGGCGGCTACCAGGAGTATGAAGAGGACGATGTCATCGAGTGCTACGAGCTCGAGAAGATTCAGCAGACGCTCTAA
- the truB gene encoding tRNA pseudouridine(55) synthase TruB gives MTSHDVVAVARRCLNTKKIGHCGTLDPMATGMLILVIGNATRIQDLLMSEDKEYTGTARLGATTSTQDREGEIIEEKEVPAFTTEQIKGAFDTMRGDFYQTPPMVSAIKKDGVPLYKLARQGKVIEREPRLVHVFDYELTRVEVPEIDFRVVCSKGFYVRTYAHDVGQHLGCGAHLSALRRTRSGHFTFQPGKFTTFDVLKEGRRDEALAAMYSLYDVSKLRGA, from the coding sequence ATGACGTCTCACGACGTGGTGGCGGTGGCCCGCCGATGCCTGAATACGAAAAAGATCGGCCACTGCGGCACGCTGGACCCTATGGCCACCGGGATGCTCATCCTGGTCATTGGCAATGCCACGCGCATCCAGGATCTCCTGATGAGTGAGGACAAGGAGTACACCGGCACCGCGCGGCTGGGTGCCACCACCTCTACCCAGGATCGGGAAGGGGAGATCATCGAAGAAAAGGAGGTGCCCGCCTTCACAACCGAGCAGATCAAGGGGGCTTTCGACACCATGCGTGGGGATTTCTACCAGACACCGCCCATGGTCTCCGCCATCAAGAAAGACGGCGTGCCGCTCTACAAGCTGGCCCGGCAGGGCAAGGTGATCGAGCGCGAGCCCCGGCTGGTGCACGTGTTTGACTACGAGCTCACCCGGGTGGAGGTTCCGGAGATCGACTTCCGCGTCGTCTGTAGCAAGGGGTTCTATGTACGCACCTATGCGCATGACGTGGGTCAGCACCTTGGTTGCGGAGCTCACTTGAGCGCGCTGCGCCGCACCCGCTCTGGGCACTTCACCTTCCAGCCTGGCAAGTTCACGACCTTCGATGTGCTCAAGGAAGGTCGTCGTGATGAGGCCCTGGCTGCCATGTACTCTCTGTACGATGTGTCGAAGCTGAGGGGCGCTTAG
- a CDS encoding MBOAT family O-acyltransferase has product MVFSSHIFIFYFLPLVVSGYYLLLGLKTNTTLRHLYLTIAGMIFYGWWNPWFVLLMLGTTALDYNLGSMIANADKLKERGGTDEDVQRRKKLGVVLSVTSNLAALAFFKYTAFAVDSVQGISSAMGWGSVAVPAFFQNIILPAGISFYVFQSLSYCVDLYRGHAKPAHSFLDFTCFVSLFPHLVAGPIVRYGIIDHQMRHRVHTVEGFALGLTRFSFGLAKKILLADPMGAIADSAFGSGAGSLTTLAAWIGIVAYAFQIYFDFSAYSDMAVGLARLLGFYFIENFNSPYKSVSITDFWRRWHISLSTFLRDYLYIPLGGNRKGRGRTYVNLMLTMVIGGLWHGASWNFVIWGAIHGGMLALERLMGKNSFYGKAPAVVKIPLTFFILLITWVFFRAENFEVAWRYLGTMFGQGNAVATSLLLESELLRGFNLFQFCICAFAVWFMPNTQTMLQRFTLWKALIAVPLFLLAVTIMVTRGHSPFLYFQF; this is encoded by the coding sequence GTGGTTTTTAGTTCGCACATCTTCATTTTCTATTTCCTGCCCCTGGTAGTGTCCGGCTACTACCTGCTGTTGGGCCTGAAGACCAATACCACCCTGAGACACCTGTATCTCACCATCGCGGGGATGATCTTTTATGGCTGGTGGAACCCGTGGTTCGTGCTGCTCATGCTGGGCACCACCGCGCTCGACTACAACCTGGGCTCGATGATCGCGAATGCGGACAAGCTTAAAGAGCGGGGAGGGACGGATGAGGATGTGCAGCGACGAAAGAAGCTGGGCGTGGTGCTCTCCGTCACCTCAAACCTCGCGGCGCTCGCCTTTTTCAAATACACCGCGTTCGCCGTGGATTCGGTTCAGGGCATCTCCTCCGCCATGGGGTGGGGCAGTGTGGCAGTGCCCGCTTTCTTCCAGAACATCATCCTGCCGGCGGGCATCTCGTTCTACGTTTTCCAGAGTTTGAGCTATTGCGTGGACCTCTACCGTGGTCACGCCAAGCCCGCGCATTCGTTTCTGGACTTCACCTGTTTCGTCTCCCTCTTTCCGCACCTGGTCGCGGGGCCCATCGTGCGTTATGGCATCATCGACCACCAGATGCGCCACCGCGTGCACACGGTGGAGGGCTTTGCCCTGGGGCTCACCCGCTTCAGTTTTGGTCTGGCAAAGAAAATCCTGCTGGCCGATCCCATGGGGGCCATCGCCGACAGTGCCTTTGGCAGCGGGGCAGGCTCTCTCACCACCCTGGCGGCCTGGATTGGCATCGTTGCCTACGCTTTCCAGATCTACTTTGACTTCAGCGCCTACTCAGATATGGCCGTCGGTCTGGCCCGGTTGCTCGGTTTCTATTTCATCGAGAACTTCAACTCGCCGTACAAGAGCGTCAGCATCACCGATTTCTGGCGACGCTGGCACATCTCTCTCTCCACCTTCCTGCGGGACTACCTTTACATCCCGCTGGGGGGCAACCGGAAAGGGCGGGGGCGGACGTATGTCAATCTCATGCTGACGATGGTGATCGGCGGCCTCTGGCATGGCGCGTCTTGGAACTTTGTCATCTGGGGGGCCATCCATGGGGGCATGCTGGCACTGGAGCGGCTCATGGGGAAAAACTCCTTCTATGGCAAGGCACCTGCCGTGGTGAAGATTCCGCTGACCTTCTTCATCCTGCTCATCACCTGGGTGTTCTTCCGTGCGGAGAACTTTGAGGTCGCCTGGCGTTACCTCGGCACCATGTTCGGTCAGGGCAATGCGGTAGCCACCTCGTTGTTGCTGGAGTCGGAACTGCTTCGTGGGTTCAATCTGTTCCAGTTCTGCATCTGCGCCTTCGCCGTCTGGTTTATGCCCAATACGCAGACCATGCTGCAGCGATTCACCTTGTGGAAGGCACTCATCGCCGTGCCGCTCTTCCTGCTTGCTGTCACGATCATGGTCACCCGTGGCCACAGTCCGTTCCTGTACTTCCAGTTCTAG
- the rbfA gene encoding 30S ribosome-binding factor RbfA, with protein sequence MNHRLARVRELIKRELGPIVDRNFTFAGSVVTIHEVDVTPDLKQCFIYVGILGKEHAAPNIVRKLNENRGLIQRELFKRVILKNSPSLTFKYDTSIERGVRVLALIETLPEPLPDEEPVAEEGVDNDDAPEGEDEAEDDRDAADDRSDKSR encoded by the coding sequence ATGAACCACCGCCTCGCGCGCGTCCGTGAGCTCATCAAGCGCGAGTTGGGGCCCATCGTGGACCGCAACTTCACTTTTGCGGGCTCCGTGGTGACCATTCACGAAGTCGATGTCACCCCTGACCTGAAGCAGTGCTTCATCTATGTGGGAATTCTCGGCAAGGAACACGCTGCGCCCAATATTGTGCGCAAGCTCAATGAGAACCGCGGCCTGATCCAGCGGGAGCTCTTTAAGCGCGTGATTCTCAAGAATTCTCCGTCTCTCACTTTCAAATACGACACCTCCATTGAGCGTGGCGTGAGGGTGCTGGCCCTCATTGAAACTCTCCCCGAGCCGCTCCCTGACGAGGAGCCTGTTGCTGAGGAGGGGGTTGACAATGACGACGCCCCTGAAGGGGAGGATGAGGCCGAGGACGACCGCGATGCTGCGGACGACCGCTCAGACAAATCCCGTTGA
- a CDS encoding DHH family phosphoesterase, translating to MNDSLSHLGALLRDASRIGIACHVRPDGDAIGSIVGLGRSLQLMGKAVSILSEDGVPPNLTFLAGSNLVQVSQAVPLELDVAVALDTAAKDRLGERTLTAFQNAPVLINVDHHGTNPRYGHFNHIDSASPAAGQLVYELLQVSQFPMDAMVRENLFAAISTDTGSFQYSSTNPRTHRIVAEMMEAGLDTAALATHLYQTHPLRRVLLQKALLNEMKFTCGQRVASWALSQALQEEIQIQPGDTEGLIDIMRSIEGVVAAVIFEELPDGRIRVSARSKDSRVNVSRVCGEFGGGGHVMAAGARLPGPVAEAESRFLEVLKNEIERTD from the coding sequence ATGAATGACAGCCTGTCCCATCTGGGTGCCCTGCTTCGCGATGCGTCGAGGATTGGCATCGCGTGTCACGTGCGGCCTGATGGCGACGCCATTGGCAGCATTGTGGGTCTGGGGCGCAGCCTGCAGCTTATGGGCAAGGCTGTCTCGATCTTGTCTGAAGATGGCGTGCCCCCCAATCTGACTTTCCTTGCGGGGTCGAACCTCGTGCAAGTTTCCCAAGCCGTGCCGCTGGAGCTGGACGTGGCCGTGGCCTTGGACACCGCGGCGAAAGACCGCCTGGGCGAGCGCACTCTGACCGCCTTTCAGAATGCGCCTGTGCTCATCAACGTGGACCACCACGGCACGAACCCTCGCTACGGCCATTTCAACCATATCGACAGCGCCTCGCCTGCTGCGGGGCAGCTCGTCTATGAGCTGCTGCAGGTCAGCCAGTTTCCCATGGATGCGATGGTTCGGGAGAACCTCTTCGCGGCCATCAGCACGGACACGGGCTCCTTTCAGTACAGCAGCACCAATCCACGCACGCACCGTATCGTGGCGGAGATGATGGAGGCCGGGCTGGACACGGCCGCGCTCGCGACCCATCTCTACCAGACCCATCCCCTGCGCCGGGTGCTTTTGCAGAAGGCTCTGCTCAACGAGATGAAGTTCACCTGCGGGCAGCGGGTGGCAAGCTGGGCGCTGAGCCAGGCCCTGCAGGAGGAGATTCAGATCCAGCCGGGCGATACCGAAGGGCTCATCGACATCATGCGATCCATTGAGGGTGTGGTGGCTGCTGTCATTTTTGAAGAGCTGCCTGACGGGCGCATTCGTGTGAGTGCCCGGTCTAAAGACTCACGCGTCAATGTCTCACGTGTCTGTGGTGAGTTTGGCGGTGGGGGCCATGTCATGGCTGCCGGGGCACGTCTGCCCGGCCCAGTGGCAGAGGCGGAGTCACGTTTCCTTGAAGTATTAAAGAATGAAATCGAACGAACCGATTAG